In Cervus canadensis isolate Bull #8, Minnesota chromosome 6, ASM1932006v1, whole genome shotgun sequence, one DNA window encodes the following:
- the LOC122443301 gene encoding LOW QUALITY PROTEIN: non-secretory ribonuclease-like (The sequence of the model RefSeq protein was modified relative to this genomic sequence to represent the inferred CDS: inserted 1 base in 1 codon) codes for MVPIQQDSQLCLILLLGLLGMVISLHAPTGTLTWAQWFEIQHINMAYPQCNAAMQVVNCYRMVCKDRNTFLHKTFAYVAGICXHPNVTCSQPGKMNCHNSSVQVPITYCNLTRNAMNYTNRRYQQTSTQKIFIIACENRSSRDSPRYPVVPVHLDKII; via the exons ATGGTTCCAATACAGCAGGATTCTCAACTTTGTCTCATTTTGCTGCTGGGGCTCTTGGGAATGGTGATCTCACTCCATGCCCCAACTGGTACTTTAACCTGGGCTCAATGGTTTGAGATTCAGCACATAAATATGGCCTACCCTCAATGCAATGCCGCAATGCAAGTGGTTAACTGTTACAGAATGGTATGTAAAGATAGAAATACTTTTCTCCACAAAACATTTGCTTATGTAGCTGGTATTT AACACCCCAATGTAACCTGCTCTCAACCAGGCAAGATGAACTGTCATAATAGCTCAGTCCAAGTGCCTATAACCTACTGCAACCTCACAAGAAATGCAATGAATTACACAAACCGCCGTTACCAACAGACATCGACACAGAAGATCTTCATCATTGCCTGTGAGAACAGATCATCCCGAGACAGTCCCAGGTACCCTGTGGTTCCAGTTCATTTGGATAAGATCATCTAG